GTAGCAGCGCTCAACACAATGCCTGGAGGCTCTCCAGGATCATCCACACTCTTCCGTGTCATGACACGGACATCCTCATCTACGCTCCCAGCATTCAGCTTGTTCCATTTGTGCACTGTGGATGCACACACACCGGCACAGAAGTTGGCTGTCATTCGTTGGGCTAGCTTCAGCATGCTCCTCCGCCCGCCTGCGGTTATGGCTGCACCGACaaaaatatcactaatttttaaattgaacttGTAATAACCAATcgtcaagaaatttggaaaaaatgtGAGACGATAAGATACCAGTGTGATCTCGGATTGGTACAGCAGATGACATGAGAATCGCAAGGCATTCACATTGCCGTTGAAGGGTGGTGACCCACCGTTGTGCTCCAAAGCCCATACCGGAGCTGAGTAGGGGACGATAGAGCTGGTGCACTTGGCTATCATCGTACTCTGCATGTTCCACCCACGTAACCTGCTCCCATCATCGTAACATCACaataatttactatatattcATTCTACTATataaattcctttttttctacatCTAAAAACCTAATCATATAGAATAATCACAATGATATCTCCAGCCAAGTCAAAAGCATGATCCCAGCAGATTGACCAACTTTATttcaaaaagattaaaaaaagatctTTCAAGTAAGAAGTCAGATGAATATTTGGAACAAAACAAAGgaatcaaatttagaaaaacagtGGAAGAATTGAATCAAGACATTAAAAAAGTGtgtaaaaaatgtttttttctacACAAAATATTAAAGGTATTTTATTTGGCTGTGTGGAAATCAGAAAGATGAGAAGAGAGAGGGACACACAcattgagatttgaaaatttttgtcTGTCCATAAGGCCAAAGCAAGAAAAAACCAGgcaaaaaaaaagtcattagagttTGACTAAATAGTCCTTGCttggattaaaaaagaaacactgACACATGAGAAAGGCTGGAACCAGTTCAGACACAGTTGCATTCATCTTAAAACCAAACACAGCACAATCGAAGTAGTAGCCTCCAAATTAGATTCGAATAGAAACATCAAAATCCCCTAGTTTTCATTTAACCAATGAGGCAAACTCCACTATTTGTATGGataaatatacaattaaaTGTGCTCGAGGCACACAAATTTCAGTAGCAAAACAGAAACCTCGATTTCCAAACATTATTTTAGTGTAAATTAAGCAACCCCAGATGTTGAAAATCCAAGTTCTAGATAGAGagaaattttgtcaaaaaggTTTGAAGCATCCCAATGAcctattgtattattttggAAGGTTCAGATTCTAAAATATTGcgttattttgtttaaaataatgcCCTACTGACAGATTAGTGATTATAGTGAATAATCACCAAACTTTTAAAGTCTGACTTGGGAATTGGAAAATCTGGAAATGGGCAACTGGAGAATGGGAATGGCTTTCAATTTTGATCCCTTCTTTTTCCCTCCTTTTCACTTGACTCTCTTGTTTTTTCACTTGAATGTTTTGTGTGAAAAATGGCATTCAATGGccaaaggtaaaaaaaataaatgtaagaGAGGACCAGAAACATGGATATAACAGAAAATGGCTCTTGGATGGAACGTTTCATGGGAATAACATTAATTTTCAGGGAAAGACATTAAATGAGattatttttccaaatgtCTTGAAGAAATTATGATGTGGGTTGTCTCATGTTCTTACCTTGGAATACCCGTTGGGCATGTCTTGAACAACACACCCAGAAGGAAGCCTTCTGCAGTTGCCGAATGATGAACCACCACCGGTTGGAGTCTCTCTCATGGCATCAACTGACACGTCGACGACTGCCCACACCCCTTCAGCATGCTGCTTGCAGAACCTCAGAAAATTGACTTCCCGGACGGGCACCAACGGCGAGAGCACTTGAAGCTCTGCGTGCATCTGTGTTCAAATAAAACCAATCTTAGATCTCCATGAACAGTGAAGGTCTGCAATTTCAGCAGTATCTTCTTACCAGTTGAAGTGCACCGTTCCTCGTTCCCCCCATGCCAGTGGAGATCACATCAGTTGTCGTGGTTCGAGCAATCATACACGGAAACATCTCAGCCCATCGATTCTGCACACGTTTTGACAGAAATCAGGAACAAAAAGCAGTTGGAACTTAACATAATGAACGTTCaagagggttttttttttttttatattgtttaccGAGTCCATCAATGTTTCCACGAGAGCCAAGCTGTTGATGATCACCATGCCACTTTCTCTTGACGCCTCGGTGACAAAACCGTTTGGTTTCATGCCAATGCAAGGAGTAAATGTCCTCATGTACTCCTCCTGGTTCAGTATTTCTCTTCCACCTTCCAAACTCCCAATCCAAAGTGGCTCGTCAGTCTGCGCCATTTTGACCAATTCATCCATGGCAGCCAAAGCAAGCTCCAGTAGCATAGATCGCTCAACTGAACGATCAAGTCCCATCCCCGGTGTTGGCCTTGCAGGTGCCTGAACAACAGCAAGATTACCCGACAACCCACCTCCAAAATCAGGCCCGATGGGCATTGACGTCGCCATGGTCAAACTACCGAACCCATTACTCCCAACTCCCAGTTCCAGACTTGAGCTCGGCAATGGAGGTGCAATAGAGTTAGCCAGCGATGAAATCGGCCTGCCAAGAAACTTCCCAGCCAGTGCGCAAACCCGGTCCAATTCATCTTTCAACCGAGCATTTTCAATCCTCAACTGCTGTTCTTCCAGCGAGATTTCGCCAATGATCGCCGGACCACCACAGTTTGAACAGATTGGATTCCTCATAGCATCTCGAATTGACATATTCTCAGCTCTAAGCTTATCATTCTCCTGTCTAAGCAAAGTATTCTCGTGGCGTTCCAATTGGGTCTGGTCCAAGACATAAAAAACATACATCATCCATATTTATAGtcacaaaaatgaagaaccaACCAAATTCGAAAAAGGAGAAGTTCATCTATTACCTTCATCTGGGTCCTCCGATTTTGGAACCAAAATTTAACTTGCCTAGTTTCTAAACACAGCCTCCGACTCAACTCAAGCCGTTGCTTCTCATCAGGATGAGGGCACTCTTTAAAGACACTAACAAGACAAAAACACCCCCCAGAATATCAGGTTACGAAACGAATTGAtgagaaagaacaaaaagaaatttttttaaaaagatatcgTACGCTTCGAGCTCTTGGATTTGCTGAGGAGTGTGTCGGTGGTAACGCTTTTTCCTGGGAGGGTTGTCGGCGGCGTCCTGGTCATCACCGGAGCCGCCGTCCATGTTGTCACTCCCAGATCTACTCTCGTGTTCTTCCTCTCTGCCTCTCCTTCCAACATTATGCTCGAAACCCTCGGGCAGTCGGGCAGCTAAATCTCCTGGCCCGCCGTCCATGTTCGTCTGAGGATTTTCAAAGCCATTAGAAATTGCCACAACAACACACAAGAATAAACGAAATgaataaggaagaaaaaaaaaagaggggaaGAAATGAGTACAAGAGCGAGAGAGAGTCCGGGGGAGTTGAACATCGACTTAGTGAGGGATTGAGTGATGAGGCGCGGCGGAGCGATTGCGCTGGAGGACATATTTCCTCCGCCGCCGATGCCGCCGGTGGGGTTATTGTTGGCGTTAGTGGTGGAGTTATTTGTGTAAGGTAAATCGGCTAAGATTCGAGCACCACCACCGCCTCCTCCGCCACCGCCGCCGTCGAGGAAACCCCCAAAACTCATCAATCAAAACTTGCTTTCCTTCCCCCTTTCTTCAACTCACTACCGTTTTGGaggtttatttaaaattatagaaagAAGTTAGGGGAGACGGTAGATgaatgcaatttcaaatgaaatatttggtcaaaaacccagaagaaagaaaaaaaagatgaagaaaaagaaaagaagaagaagagggagggagagagagTGAAATGGAAAAACCCTTGTGCTATTTCTTCCTTCCTCCCTCtctcttcaaaaaaaaaaaaaagaagaagaagaagaagaaggagaagctGAAGAACCCTAGTTAATTTAATGGGGGGGTATTTGAGTGTGTGTGCATGTTGAAAAACCCATTTCTTCAAGGCAGCAGAAAACTTGGAGAAtccaaaaaataagaagaaagaaatggagggatggactttttttcttttttttaagttttaatataattttgaagatttgtgcagagagagagagagagagagagagagagagagagagagagagagagagagagagagagaggggaaattaaagaaaatgagggaagagagagtgagagagagtgagggagagagagaggagataAAACGCAATATGTGGACTATTCGAAGCCTTACAAATAGAAAGatccaaaaaggaaaagagggTGCGGTTGACTCTCAATCGCCTTTCCCCAAACTCTGTGAATGGCAGTGAAACTAAAGCCTTACAATACAATAGagtggtgaagaagaagaagaagaagaagaagaagaagaagaagaagaagaagaaggcaaatttctttcttttattatatatatatatataatctaattGATACATTTTACAAATCATATCTATCTATTCCTTCCATGTCTCTCACCTTGGGAACTCCACATTTTTGTACCACTCTCTTCCCTAAAATTATGTTACTCTTTCACtacctctctttcttttttaattctcttcttttactttctttccctaaatttcaatccaattttatttttctattcatgTTGGTTAACACagcaatttttatttttcaccaAAACATTTGATATACTTTCACTAACACATCCAACtccattcatatattatacCATTTTTAACTTATCTACTCATTGTCAATACcttgtgtttttaaattttacctCCCTATTGTCCTATGAAAGTAATTAAATCacttttataacaaaatttcattaattccACAACATATACATCAAACAAATCTGATAGCCGACCATCGCAACAAATTATATGAActaaattctattattttatatattacaatcattcaaattttctacCTTTGTTCTTGCGGTACTTTAGAAGTGTTATGCATTAATCGTTGGTATAACAAGGTCAAAATGAATGAGtttaaattcattattttatataaagttAGGGTTTGTTTGATAACATTTaccttctttgtttttaaaatctattaattaatttttagttttaaaaaactttatatattttgcagttgtttttaatctctttttttttttgtaacgaCGTAGGTAGCGTTGGGTCAACTATAATCATCCTCACACACAACACCAAATGTCGACACTCGAAACTAGCCCATGCTCATCTTCATTGTTGTGAGTCCCTCATATGTGTTTGTGTATGTCTATTATATCATGGATATATGGAGAATTTTGGAGAGATGGGAAGTGGGAAATATGATGAAAAGTTAGGGGttgaagaaattgacaaaGTTTTAAAAGCTAAAGAAGTTATTAAGCCAAATAATCTTGGGAGAACCCTAACCCCTATCTTAGACTTTGGAccacaaaagaaaaggttagCACAATTACCTTGAAGGGGAAGAGGGTGAGTTATGGTGGCTTTTTATGAGTCAtacaaaatgttattttctttgggTTGCTTCTCAACTTTAGTCTATgcatagagagagagagagagagagagagaggggagTTTTGCTACCTTATGCATTCATTGATGCCTTTCCCCAATTGcttattctctctctcctaTTAAATTTGTGCACCCTTTcttgatttcctttttcatcccttctcaattttcatttcttttttctttttcttttttgcaatgCAAGCATACTTTATAAACTCTCACGGACTATTTTGGTCATTTCCTATATGGTTTGGCTCATCATGGGTTTATAATACTTAAGGCgtatttgtataattttgtgtttgaatttataaaaattaaaggaataTTAATGATCAATAATAGTAGAAATTTTAGGATGTGTAATTAGATTATTGGTTTGTAGGTGTTagtatataataatgtaaaagtTTAAGAGGGTAGTTTGAATATTAGCAAATTTTGATCCACAAACTCGATCCTATGCTAAATATGTTTTCTCCACTTTTTATGTTTAGGGCAAAATAAAAGTCTAACAAGTTTAAAGGCTTTTCACAGAATATCTAGATTCTCTATAatattatacatttatatttattcatcCATTCAAAATGAGCATTCACATCTCCTTGTATATTAAACACAACACAACTATTTAATGAAAtaactaattatatatgtgCACTCAATCCCACTTATATAAGgttattgatttgtttgagttattttaaaaagttactaAGGAAACTCTGGATATGTCAATAATTAGCTTTAGTAATCTAAAACTTAACTAGTTAAATAGACTTTACTTAACTCAATCTCAATTATACATATCTTATATAATCTTATAATTAActcattcaattttattccttttattGTCATATCTTTCAGCCTATATAGTAATTATGaaggatttaatttttatcccAACAATAACGAATTGTATGACAATTAAGTATCACAAAATTAAACCAACTTTACTATGATTTTTATAGgctattttattctaaaacaaccacttattgaaaatgaagacTAAAGGgataaattaagaaaacaatataaaaaaggttAGAAAATTTCCACTGTGGGGGACTAATTTAATAtagttaataatatatatacctttttaacttttggtGTAGAGAAtgtaaaagataatatttaaattttattttcttaaaaaaatatatgaacttaagaagaaaaaaaaaaacattaattttatctttactatattaaatagacttaaagtgaaaaaagaaaattcactTTTCACTTTGCTCCTCAATTTTTCATACATACCTCTAATGCCCTTCAACGACTTTCATAACATGACAACCATTCAATCCTAACCATATAGTCTCCTTAAATCCTACATATATCTCATACTTCATCAAATCCTAACTGTACAATGAGATCATTTACAAAAtcttaagaaaattgaagatgaaaaaagaaatctattAATAAACCTATGTTTTGTAAggataaattgtattatatgacaaaataaaaacagttCATCTATATCgcttatatgtatgtattaattaaacataattattttttattcttaatgtttatataaagtccatcttttcatttcaaattctcGAATCCTTCCGTCTGGTCATTCTCAAGGTTATGCAATACATAGATATATTCAAGTCCTCTTGTGacttaatgaaattttttaaaatgtttcgTAGGTATTTTTACTCTTCATAATTATAGATTAAGATTAAGGTATTCATCTCACGTATCCAAAAGTGAAGAGAAAAGACCACCATTGATTTGTGAGTGAGGAATAGACGATTATTGTTCTTGAGATTCAAACCACCATCATAtggtattttttataaatcagttttcaattttgtaaaatgctaaataataatatttaatttgaggGCTTTTCATAGggaactttttttctttttgcaataaattttgaagttaagaaaagtaaataaaaacaagatttaAAATCACCATAAAATTATACCAactgaaattagaaaaaactatatatatatatatatatatataaacaattagAAAGATCCCGaacttaatttaaagaaaagtaaaaa
This DNA window, taken from Cucumis sativus cultivar 9930 chromosome 6, Cucumber_9930_V3, whole genome shotgun sequence, encodes the following:
- the LOC101222248 gene encoding homeobox-leucine zipper protein ANTHOCYANINLESS 2, with protein sequence MSFGGFLDGGGGGGGGGGARILADLPYTNNSTTNANNNPTGGIGGGGNMSSSAIAPPRLITQSLTKSMFNSPGLSLALTNMDGGPGDLAARLPEGFEHNVGRRGREEEHESRSGSDNMDGGSGDDQDAADNPPRKKRYHRHTPQQIQELEAVFKECPHPDEKQRLELSRRLCLETRQVKFWFQNRRTQMKTQLERHENTLLRQENDKLRAENMSIRDAMRNPICSNCGGPAIIGEISLEEQQLRIENARLKDELDRVCALAGKFLGRPISSLANSIAPPLPSSSLELGVGSNGFGSLTMATSMPIGPDFGGGLSGNLAVVQAPARPTPGMGLDRSVERSMLLELALAAMDELVKMAQTDEPLWIGSLEGGREILNQEEYMRTFTPCIGMKPNGFVTEASRESGMVIINSLALVETLMDSNRWAEMFPCMIARTTTTDVISTGMGGTRNGALQLMHAELQVLSPLVPVREVNFLRFCKQHAEGVWAVVDVSVDAMRETPTGGGSSFGNCRRLPSGCVVQDMPNGYSKVTWVEHAEYDDSQVHQLYRPLLSSGMGFGAQRWVTTLQRQCECLAILMSSAVPIRDHTAITAGGRRSMLKLAQRMTANFCAGVCASTVHKWNKLNAGSVDEDVRVMTRKSVDDPGEPPGIVLSAATSVWLPVSPQRLFDFLRDERLRSEWDILSNGGPMQEMAHIAKGQDHGNCVSLLRASAMNANQSSMLILQETCIDAAGSLVVYAPVDIPAMHVVMNGGDSAYVALLPSGFAIVPDGAVTGGLTATNGSSPSGGEGPQSQRAAGGGSLLTVAFQILVNSLPTAKLTVESVETVNNLISCTVQKIKAALQCET